From the Roseibium salinum genome, one window contains:
- a CDS encoding ABC transporter substrate-binding protein has product MMVLRLLLVWCFWMFAGAVHAADFRVTFINPGGESGFWGEVSKTMAAAAADLDVELEILYADRQLYRMEALLQQRLDQGDLPDYFILVNENQAAARLLQLLDGKPSKIFFLLNKLTAKQMMMLERRNITMDNIVASIIPDNEIAGYDMAQSLFDRARQLNPDDEEIRLLALTGDTTTPAGLQRELGMQRAVADNYDVKLLHAIPAEWNEEIGYQRAASVFKRTEVDVVWGANDDIALGALKAAREAGLTPGQDILFAGLNWSSRGMEAVRNGEMTMTHGGHFFAGAWSIVMLRDHFFREIEGEFFVNVLFKMSPITGENVDLYIGRLGDGDWDRIDFSRFCKSVSGRSHYDFSSEAILAAAAS; this is encoded by the coding sequence ATGATGGTCTTACGATTGCTTTTGGTCTGGTGTTTCTGGATGTTTGCAGGCGCCGTCCACGCCGCCGATTTCCGCGTGACCTTTATCAATCCGGGCGGCGAAAGCGGGTTCTGGGGCGAGGTCTCCAAAACCATGGCCGCCGCCGCCGCCGATCTTGACGTGGAACTGGAGATCCTCTACGCGGACCGGCAGCTCTACCGTATGGAGGCTCTGCTCCAGCAGCGCCTGGATCAGGGCGATCTTCCGGACTACTTCATTCTCGTGAACGAAAATCAGGCGGCCGCGCGGCTGCTTCAACTGCTCGACGGCAAGCCCAGCAAGATCTTCTTTTTGTTGAACAAGCTCACCGCGAAGCAGATGATGATGCTCGAGCGTCGGAATATCACGATGGACAACATCGTTGCGTCGATCATTCCGGACAATGAGATCGCCGGCTACGACATGGCCCAGTCTCTTTTTGACCGTGCACGGCAGCTCAATCCGGACGACGAGGAGATACGATTGCTTGCGCTGACGGGCGACACGACCACGCCCGCCGGTCTTCAAAGGGAACTGGGGATGCAGCGGGCAGTTGCCGACAATTACGACGTGAAGCTGCTCCACGCGATCCCTGCGGAGTGGAACGAAGAGATCGGCTACCAGCGCGCGGCGAGCGTGTTCAAACGGACCGAAGTGGACGTCGTCTGGGGTGCCAATGACGACATCGCCCTGGGTGCGCTGAAAGCTGCCAGGGAGGCCGGCCTGACCCCGGGGCAGGATATCCTGTTCGCCGGGCTCAACTGGTCGTCGCGCGGCATGGAGGCCGTGCGGAACGGCGAGATGACCATGACCCATGGCGGGCACTTCTTTGCCGGGGCCTGGTCCATCGTCATGCTGCGCGACCACTTCTTCCGGGAAATCGAGGGCGAGTTCTTCGTCAACGTGCTCTTTAAGATGTCTCCGATCACCGGCGAAAACGTCGACCTCTATATCGGGCGTCTGGGAGACGGGGACTGGGACAGGATCGATTTCAGCCGGTTCTGCAAGAGCGTCTCCGGGCGCAGCCACTACGACTTCTCCTCGGAAGCGATTCTTGCCGCGGCGGCGAGCTGA
- the kynA gene encoding tryptophan 2,3-dioxygenase codes for MTDKNKPDGAYDPETEGAEIAFSDKMSYGDYLGLPQILSAQNPLSSAPDELLFIIQHQTSELWMKLMLHELNAARQAIADDHLPQAMKLLARVSRIMEQLNSAWDVLRTMTPSDYTQFRDDLGMSSGFQSLQYRLIEFALGNRNLAMVKPHEHDPESVRRLREELDRPSLYQAVLSLARRRGLDVPDAVTASPSSEPHQEIPEIMAMWQTVYHDPAAHWALYEVGEKLVDLEDYFRRWRFNHVTTVERVIGFKRGTGGTGGVSYLKRMLEVELFPELWHVRTAL; via the coding sequence ATGACGGACAAGAACAAGCCTGACGGCGCCTATGATCCGGAAACGGAAGGCGCGGAAATAGCGTTTTCGGACAAGATGTCCTACGGCGATTACCTGGGGCTGCCGCAGATCCTGTCGGCACAGAACCCCTTGTCCAGTGCTCCCGACGAACTGCTATTCATCATCCAGCACCAGACCTCCGAGCTCTGGATGAAACTCATGCTGCACGAATTGAACGCGGCGCGGCAGGCAATCGCGGACGATCACCTGCCTCAGGCAATGAAGCTGCTTGCCCGGGTGAGCCGGATCATGGAGCAGCTCAATTCCGCCTGGGACGTGCTGCGCACGATGACCCCCAGCGACTATACCCAGTTCCGGGATGATCTCGGCATGTCGTCGGGCTTTCAGTCCCTGCAATACCGCCTGATCGAATTTGCGCTCGGCAATCGGAACCTGGCGATGGTCAAACCGCACGAACACGATCCGGAGAGCGTTCGGCGCCTTCGCGAAGAGCTTGACCGGCCAAGTCTCTATCAGGCGGTGCTGTCCCTTGCCCGCCGGCGCGGCCTTGACGTGCCTGACGCCGTCACGGCCTCGCCGTCATCGGAGCCGCATCAGGAAATTCCCGAGATCATGGCAATGTGGCAGACGGTCTACCACGATCCGGCCGCGCATTGGGCGCTTTACGAAGTCGGCGAGAAGCTGGTGGACCTGGAAGACTATTTCCGCCGCTGGCGCTTCAACCACGTGACCACGGTCGAGCGCGTGATCGGTTTCAAGCGGGGCACCGGCGGCACCGGCGGCGTCTCCTATCTGAAGCGCATGCTGGAGGTCGAATTGTTTCCCGAACTGTGGCACGTCAGAACGGCGCTTTAG
- a CDS encoding ABC transporter substrate-binding protein — MLKSLAAAASLVAILSANAVAEPVKVGMITTLSGGGAGLGIDVRDGFMLAVKQSGIKEIEVIIEDDQRKPDVAVQLADKMVQAEKVDVLTGIIWSNLAMAVIPSVTAQGKFYLSPNAGPSQLAGKGCHPDYFNVAWQNDNLHEAAGAYAKEAGFEKSFILAPNYPAGQDALTGYKRFYDGELAGEIYTKLGQTDYAAELAQIRASGADSVFFFLPGGMGISFLKQYADSGIDLPVVGPAFSFDQGILQAVGDAALGVKNTSQWSKDIDNETNKAFVESFQAEYGRLPSLYASQGFDTANLLLSAMAKADVNDADAFRAALEEADFKSTRGNFRFGPNHHPIQDIYVREVIKEGDVYTNKIIGTALTDHADAYAAECEM, encoded by the coding sequence ATGTTGAAAAGTCTTGCTGCAGCAGCAAGCCTGGTGGCGATCCTGTCCGCAAATGCGGTCGCCGAGCCGGTGAAGGTCGGCATGATCACGACGTTGTCGGGCGGCGGCGCCGGTCTCGGCATCGACGTGCGCGACGGCTTCATGCTGGCGGTGAAGCAATCGGGCATTAAAGAGATCGAGGTGATCATCGAGGACGATCAGCGCAAGCCCGATGTCGCCGTCCAGCTTGCCGACAAGATGGTGCAGGCGGAGAAGGTCGACGTGCTGACCGGCATCATCTGGTCGAACCTGGCCATGGCCGTCATTCCTTCGGTCACCGCGCAGGGCAAGTTCTACCTGTCGCCGAATGCCGGTCCGTCCCAGCTTGCCGGCAAGGGCTGCCATCCCGACTATTTCAACGTCGCCTGGCAGAATGACAACCTGCATGAGGCGGCCGGCGCCTATGCCAAGGAGGCGGGCTTCGAGAAGAGCTTCATCCTGGCGCCGAACTACCCGGCGGGCCAGGACGCCCTGACCGGTTACAAGCGCTTCTACGACGGCGAACTTGCCGGCGAGATCTACACCAAGCTCGGCCAGACCGACTATGCCGCCGAACTTGCCCAGATCCGGGCCTCTGGCGCCGACAGCGTGTTCTTCTTCCTGCCCGGCGGCATGGGGATTTCCTTCCTGAAGCAATATGCCGACAGCGGCATCGACCTTCCGGTGGTCGGCCCGGCCTTCTCCTTCGACCAGGGCATCCTGCAGGCGGTCGGCGATGCGGCGCTCGGGGTGAAGAACACCAGCCAGTGGAGCAAGGACATCGACAACGAAACCAACAAGGCCTTTGTCGAAAGCTTCCAGGCCGAATACGGCCGCCTGCCGTCGCTCTATGCGTCGCAGGGCTTCGACACCGCCAACCTGCTGCTCTCCGCCATGGCGAAGGCGGACGTGAACGACGCGGACGCCTTCCGGGCGGCGCTGGAAGAGGCCGACTTCAAGTCGACCCGCGGCAATTTCAGGTTCGGTCCGAACCACCATCCGATCCAGGACATCTATGTCCGCGAAGTGATCAAGGAGGGTGACGTCTACACCAACAAGATCATCGGCACCGCACTCACCGATCATGCAGATGCCTATGCAGCCGAGTGCGAGATGTAG
- a CDS encoding ABC transporter substrate-binding protein produces the protein MRKYLLSAVAAGAVLAGAGSAFADEAAAQKWIDQEFQPSVLSKDGQLAEMKWFIEAAEPFQGLEINVLSEGIPTHSYESEVLTKAFEEITGIKVNHQILGEGEVVQAVQTQMQTGRNLYDAYVNDSDLIGTHSRLQLAYNLTDWMAGPGKDVTNPDLDLEDFMGTQFTTGPDGDLYQLPDQQFANLYWFRKDWFDREDLKTAFKEKYGYELGVPVNWSAYEDIAEFFTNDVKEVDGVQIFGHMDYGKRAPDLGWRMTDAWLSMAGAGDKGEPNGIPVDEWGIRMEEGTCNPVGASVSRGGAANGPAAVYAIRKWDEWLRNYAPPGAASFDFYQSLPALSQGNVAQQIFWYTAFTADMVKPRSEGNNTVDEEGTPLWRMAPSPHGPYWEEGQKVGYQDVGSWTILKSTPEDRAKAAWLYAQFVVSKTVDVKKSHVGLTFIRDSTVRHESFSERAPRLGGLVEFYRSPDRVAWSPTGINVPDYPKLAQIWWQQIGDVNSGAFTPQEAMDRLAEEMDIVMARMQQADERANVYGGCGPRLNEPKDPEYWLSQPGAPKAKLENEKPQGQTVNYDELVARWAEK, from the coding sequence ATGCGTAAGTATCTACTCTCCGCAGTTGCAGCTGGTGCTGTACTTGCGGGAGCAGGGTCCGCTTTTGCCGACGAAGCAGCGGCACAGAAGTGGATCGACCAAGAATTCCAGCCATCCGTTCTGTCGAAAGACGGCCAGCTTGCCGAGATGAAGTGGTTCATCGAGGCGGCCGAACCGTTCCAGGGCCTGGAAATCAACGTCCTGTCCGAAGGCATTCCGACGCACTCGTATGAGTCGGAAGTGCTGACCAAGGCGTTCGAGGAAATCACAGGGATCAAGGTCAATCACCAGATCCTCGGCGAGGGCGAAGTCGTCCAGGCCGTCCAGACCCAGATGCAGACCGGCCGGAACCTCTATGACGCCTATGTCAACGACTCCGACCTGATCGGCACCCATTCCCGCCTTCAGCTCGCCTACAATCTGACCGATTGGATGGCCGGCCCGGGCAAGGATGTGACCAATCCGGATCTGGACCTCGAAGACTTCATGGGCACCCAGTTCACCACCGGTCCGGACGGGGATCTCTATCAGCTTCCCGACCAGCAGTTCGCGAACCTCTACTGGTTCCGCAAGGACTGGTTCGACCGGGAAGACCTGAAGACGGCCTTCAAGGAGAAATACGGCTATGAACTCGGCGTACCGGTCAACTGGTCCGCTTATGAAGACATCGCCGAATTCTTCACCAACGACGTCAAGGAAGTCGATGGCGTCCAGATCTTTGGCCACATGGACTACGGCAAGCGCGCACCGGATCTCGGCTGGCGCATGACCGACGCCTGGCTTTCCATGGCCGGTGCCGGTGACAAGGGCGAGCCGAACGGCATCCCGGTCGACGAGTGGGGCATCCGCATGGAGGAGGGGACCTGTAACCCGGTGGGTGCATCCGTCTCCCGTGGTGGTGCCGCCAATGGCCCGGCAGCGGTTTACGCCATCCGCAAATGGGACGAGTGGCTGCGCAACTATGCCCCTCCGGGTGCTGCGAGCTTCGACTTCTATCAGTCCCTGCCGGCGCTCAGCCAGGGTAACGTTGCCCAGCAGATCTTCTGGTACACCGCCTTCACCGCGGACATGGTGAAGCCGCGTTCGGAAGGCAACAACACGGTGGACGAGGAAGGCACGCCGCTGTGGCGCATGGCGCCGAGTCCGCACGGCCCTTACTGGGAAGAAGGCCAGAAGGTCGGTTACCAGGATGTGGGATCCTGGACCATCCTGAAGTCCACCCCGGAAGACCGCGCGAAAGCGGCCTGGCTCTATGCCCAGTTCGTGGTTTCCAAGACTGTTGACGTGAAGAAGAGCCATGTCGGTCTCACCTTCATTCGCGACAGCACCGTTCGCCACGAATCCTTCTCCGAACGCGCTCCGCGTCTCGGCGGTCTGGTCGAGTTCTACCGGTCTCCTGACCGTGTGGCCTGGTCCCCGACCGGCATCAACGTTCCGGACTATCCGAAGCTGGCCCAGATCTGGTGGCAGCAGATCGGTGACGTCAACTCCGGTGCGTTCACGCCGCAGGAAGCCATGGACCGTCTGGCGGAAGAAATGGACATCGTCATGGCCCGCATGCAGCAGGCTGACGAGCGTGCCAACGTTTACGGCGGTTGCGGTCCGAGGCTCAACGAGCCGAAGGATCCGGAATACTGGCTGTCCCAGCCGGGTGCTCCCAAGGCCAAGCTCGAAAACGAGAAGCCTCAGGGCCAGACCGTGAACTACGACGAACTGGTTGCCCGCTGGGCGGAAAAATAA
- a CDS encoding ABC transporter ATP-binding protein, producing MSLELKNVSKRVRGVTHIKNTSLTLHTGHFNVLLGETGSGKTSLIKLMAGLDSLASGQVILNGKDVSGLSAQKRNISLVHQFFVNYPHMSVFDNIASPLKVAGVAKSEIEGRVEEAARLLRLNPYLYRKPHELSGGQQQRTALARAIVKESDAVFLDEPLANLDYKLREEMRDQLPELFAGRGAVVVYATSEPEEALLLGGQTALMSDGNVVQFGPTAEIFRKPKDLEAAKVFSNPPINVAPVTKKGDTVILSETTRWTVSGAAASLSDGTYTLAIRPHHVMPIETPEHPVRLSGRVLVTELSGSESSAHFDMDGQAWVSLAPGVHPYLVGEVHSFYLDPRHCFFFAPDGQLVA from the coding sequence ATGTCTCTAGAACTCAAGAATGTCAGCAAGCGTGTGCGGGGTGTCACCCACATCAAGAACACGAGCCTGACCCTGCATACCGGCCACTTTAACGTTCTCCTCGGGGAGACGGGCTCGGGCAAGACCTCGCTGATCAAGCTGATGGCCGGACTGGACAGTCTGGCGTCCGGGCAGGTCATCCTCAACGGCAAGGACGTTTCCGGCCTGTCGGCGCAAAAGCGCAACATCAGCCTGGTGCACCAGTTTTTCGTCAACTATCCGCATATGTCGGTGTTCGACAATATCGCCTCGCCGCTGAAAGTGGCGGGCGTTGCAAAGTCGGAGATCGAAGGACGGGTGGAAGAGGCGGCCCGCCTCCTCAGGCTGAACCCCTATCTTTACCGCAAGCCGCACGAGCTTTCCGGCGGACAGCAGCAGCGCACCGCTCTGGCGCGCGCCATCGTGAAGGAAAGCGATGCCGTCTTCCTGGACGAGCCGCTGGCGAACCTGGACTACAAGCTGCGCGAGGAAATGCGCGACCAGCTTCCGGAGCTCTTCGCCGGCCGCGGCGCGGTCGTCGTCTATGCGACCTCGGAGCCGGAAGAAGCGCTTCTGCTCGGCGGCCAGACGGCCCTGATGAGCGACGGCAATGTCGTCCAGTTCGGTCCGACGGCCGAGATCTTCCGCAAGCCGAAGGATCTGGAGGCGGCCAAGGTCTTTTCCAATCCGCCGATCAATGTCGCGCCGGTCACGAAAAAGGGCGATACGGTCATCCTGAGCGAGACCACGCGCTGGACCGTCTCGGGGGCCGCGGCAAGCCTGTCCGACGGTACCTACACGCTGGCGATCCGGCCGCACCATGTGATGCCGATTGAGACGCCGGAGCATCCGGTCAGGCTTTCAGGCCGTGTCCTGGTGACGGAACTCAGCGGCTCGGAAAGCAGCGCCCATTTCGATATGGACGGCCAGGCCTGGGTGTCCCTGGCACCCGGCGTGCATCCCTATCTTGTCGGCGAAGTCCACTCGTTCTACCTGGACCCGCGCCATTGCTTCTTCTTTGCGCCCGACGGCCAGCTTGTGGCTTAG
- a CDS encoding ABC transporter ATP-binding protein — MAQIKLSNLRHSYSSSPAGDADYALKKIDLTWEDGGAYALLGPSGCGKSTLLNIISGLLIPSEGKVLFDDQDVTALPPARRNIAQVFQFPVIYDTMTVYDNLAFPLRNRGRDEETVKRRVTAIAEMLEVTTMLTTRAANLSPDNKQKISMGRGLVREDVNVVMFDEPLTVIDPHLKWKLRSKLKELHQRVKATMIYVTHDQTEALTFADQVVVMQDGEVVQIGTPVDLFERPAHTFVGHFIGSPGMNVLPCEVRGGAAFFGGERIALEGPVSGAGDGMAEIGIRPEFVSVSKTGEGIAAHIRKVADIGRHKVVEAIAHDSRIHAIMDGEAPDAGDAVTLEFNRSQTRLYKDGWLASSPEGGAR; from the coding sequence ATGGCTCAAATCAAACTCTCCAATCTGCGTCACAGCTACAGCTCCAGCCCTGCGGGCGACGCTGACTATGCGCTGAAGAAAATCGACCTGACCTGGGAAGACGGCGGCGCCTATGCGCTTCTCGGGCCTTCCGGTTGCGGCAAGTCCACGCTGCTCAACATCATCTCGGGCCTGCTCATTCCGTCCGAAGGCAAGGTGCTCTTCGACGACCAGGACGTGACCGCGCTGCCGCCGGCAAGGCGCAACATCGCGCAGGTGTTCCAGTTTCCGGTCATCTACGACACGATGACGGTCTACGACAATCTGGCCTTCCCGCTGCGCAACCGCGGCCGGGACGAGGAGACCGTCAAACGCCGCGTCACCGCAATCGCCGAGATGCTGGAAGTCACCACCATGCTCACGACGCGAGCGGCGAACCTGTCTCCGGACAACAAGCAGAAGATTTCCATGGGCCGCGGGCTGGTGCGCGAGGACGTGAACGTCGTCATGTTCGACGAACCGCTGACCGTGATCGACCCGCACCTCAAATGGAAGCTGCGCTCGAAGCTGAAGGAACTGCACCAGCGGGTCAAGGCGACCATGATCTACGTGACCCATGACCAGACCGAAGCGCTCACCTTCGCCGATCAGGTGGTGGTGATGCAGGATGGCGAGGTCGTTCAGATCGGCACGCCGGTGGACCTGTTCGAGCGGCCCGCGCACACATTCGTCGGCCATTTCATCGGCTCGCCGGGCATGAACGTGCTGCCTTGCGAGGTCAGGGGCGGGGCCGCCTTCTTCGGCGGCGAACGGATCGCCCTGGAAGGACCGGTGAGCGGCGCCGGCGACGGCATGGCCGAAATCGGCATCCGGCCGGAATTCGTCTCCGTTTCCAAAACCGGCGAGGGCATTGCCGCCCATATCCGCAAGGTGGCGGATATCGGCCGTCACAAGGTGGTCGAGGCCATCGCCCATGACAGCCGCATCCACGCGATCATGGACGGGGAGGCGCCCGACGCCGGCGATGCCGTGACGCTTGAATTCAACCGATCCCAGACCCGGCTCTACAAGGACGGATGGCTGGCAAGCTCGCCCGAGGGAGGAGCCCGATGA
- a CDS encoding carbohydrate ABC transporter permease translates to MKTVNQRAWLFVLPVLLLVAFNALIPMMTVVNYSVQETFGDNLFFWEGLGWFEQILRSSRFHAALGRQLFFTLTILAIEVPLGVAIALAMPRKGFWVPVCLVTMALPMLIPWNVVGAMWNIFTLPDIGLLGYFMNHTLGISYDMTQDPVAAWVTIIVMDVWHWTSLVVLLAYAGLVSIPNAYYQAAEIDGASNWAIFRYIQLPKMKTVLTIAILLRFMDSFNIYTEPFVLTGGGPGNSTTLLSIDLVKIALGQFDLGPAAAMSLVYFAITLLASWLFYTLMTMNDKKT, encoded by the coding sequence ATGAAAACGGTAAACCAACGCGCCTGGCTGTTCGTCCTGCCGGTGCTGCTCCTGGTGGCGTTCAACGCACTCATCCCCATGATGACCGTGGTGAACTATTCGGTCCAGGAAACCTTCGGCGACAACCTGTTCTTCTGGGAAGGACTGGGTTGGTTCGAGCAGATCCTGCGCTCAAGCCGCTTCCACGCCGCACTCGGGCGGCAGTTGTTCTTCACGCTCACGATCCTTGCCATCGAAGTGCCTCTCGGCGTCGCGATTGCGCTCGCCATGCCGAGGAAGGGCTTCTGGGTGCCTGTCTGCCTGGTGACCATGGCCCTGCCGATGCTGATCCCGTGGAACGTGGTCGGCGCCATGTGGAACATCTTCACCCTGCCGGATATCGGGCTGCTCGGCTATTTCATGAACCACACCCTGGGCATTTCCTACGACATGACCCAGGACCCGGTTGCCGCCTGGGTGACGATCATCGTCATGGATGTCTGGCACTGGACGTCGCTGGTGGTGCTGCTTGCCTATGCGGGTCTCGTGTCGATCCCGAACGCCTATTACCAGGCCGCGGAAATCGACGGGGCGTCCAACTGGGCGATCTTCCGCTACATTCAGCTGCCGAAGATGAAAACGGTGCTGACCATCGCGATCCTTCTGCGCTTCATGGACAGCTTCAACATCTATACCGAGCCGTTCGTTCTGACCGGTGGCGGACCGGGCAACTCCACCACGCTCCTGTCCATCGACCTGGTGAAGATTGCTCTCGGTCAGTTCGACCTCGGCCCGGCAGCTGCCATGTCCCTCGTCTACTTCGCCATCACGCTGCTGGCCTCCTGGCTGTTCTACACGCTGATGACGATGAACGACAAGAAAACCTGA
- a CDS encoding carbohydrate ABC transporter permease, with amino-acid sequence MRLKSLVPMLYILFLMLPIYWLVAMSFKTTNEILAGFTLFPQTWTLANYATIFTDPTWYWGYINSIIYVTMNTVISVLVALPAAYAFSRYSFVGDKHLFFWLLTNRMAPAAVFALPFFQLYSAVGLFDTHIAVALAHCLFNVPLAVWILEGFMSGVPKELDETAYVDGYSFPRFFVTIFLPAIKSGVGVAAFFCFMFSWVELLLAKTLTAVAAKPIAAVMTRTASSAGYELGLLAAAGTLTIIPGAIVIYFVRNYIAKGFALGRV; translated from the coding sequence ATGCGCCTGAAAAGCCTGGTTCCCATGCTGTACATTCTCTTCCTGATGCTGCCGATCTACTGGCTCGTCGCGATGAGTTTCAAGACCACGAACGAAATCCTTGCCGGGTTCACCCTGTTTCCGCAGACCTGGACGCTGGCGAACTATGCCACCATCTTCACCGATCCGACCTGGTACTGGGGGTATATCAACTCCATCATCTACGTCACCATGAACACGGTGATCTCGGTGCTGGTAGCGCTGCCCGCGGCCTATGCGTTTTCCCGCTACTCGTTCGTGGGAGACAAGCATCTGTTCTTCTGGCTGCTCACCAACCGTATGGCGCCGGCGGCGGTGTTCGCGCTGCCCTTCTTCCAGCTCTATTCCGCCGTCGGCCTGTTCGACACGCATATCGCGGTGGCGCTGGCGCACTGCCTGTTCAATGTGCCGCTGGCGGTCTGGATCCTGGAAGGCTTCATGTCCGGTGTGCCGAAGGAACTGGACGAAACCGCCTATGTGGACGGTTATTCCTTCCCGCGGTTCTTCGTGACGATCTTCCTGCCTGCGATCAAGTCGGGCGTCGGTGTGGCCGCGTTCTTCTGCTTCATGTTCTCATGGGTGGAACTGCTGCTTGCCAAGACCCTGACGGCCGTCGCCGCCAAACCAATTGCCGCCGTGATGACCCGGACCGCCTCCTCCGCGGGATATGAACTCGGGCTGCTGGCGGCAGCCGGGACCCTGACCATCATTCCCGGCGCCATCGTCATCTATTTTGTCCGTAACTATATTGCCAAGGGCTTCGCCCTGGGGAGGGTGTGA
- a CDS encoding DUF2160 domain-containing protein, producing the protein MLGWMAWTWPTALLFAGIFAAIGFLVILEVRYPGGNARRGVLGLETTRGDRLFITLLGSAYIFLAWLGLMGHPLWWPLAFSIAWGSFCFWKV; encoded by the coding sequence ATGCTGGGTTGGATGGCCTGGACCTGGCCGACGGCATTGCTGTTCGCCGGTATCTTCGCAGCAATCGGATTCCTGGTCATTCTGGAAGTCCGCTATCCTGGCGGCAACGCCCGCCGGGGCGTGCTGGGACTGGAGACGACGCGCGGGGACCGTCTGTTCATCACGCTTCTTGGGTCGGCCTATATCTTTCTGGCCTGGCTCGGGCTGATGGGGCATCCGCTCTGGTGGCCGCTGGCGTTCAGCATCGCATGGGGGAGTTTCTGCTTCTGGAAAGTGTGA
- a CDS encoding BlaI/MecI/CopY family transcriptional regulator → MRKRKSNEFLTEVELEFMTELWKIGEGSVRDILACLPPERKLAYTSGATIMRILDDKGFVDSRKEGKTFIYSPRLTKDTYQSRSLRNLSEKLFDGTPASLVARLVDEYELSKNDLEEIRALLDGRRTDDAT, encoded by the coding sequence ATGAGAAAGCGTAAAAGCAATGAGTTTCTGACCGAAGTCGAACTGGAGTTCATGACCGAACTCTGGAAGATCGGCGAAGGCAGCGTGCGGGACATCCTGGCATGCCTGCCGCCGGAAAGAAAACTCGCTTATACGTCCGGCGCCACCATCATGCGGATCCTGGATGACAAGGGCTTCGTGGACAGCCGAAAAGAAGGCAAGACATTCATCTATTCCCCCCGGCTGACCAAGGATACCTACCAGTCCCGTTCGCTTCGAAACCTGTCGGAGAAACTGTTCGACGGCACGCCGGCCTCTTTGGTGGCCCGGCTCGTCGACGAATACGAACTCTCGAAGAACGATCTGGAGGAGATTAGAGCGTTGCTGGACGGGAGGAGGACAGATGACGCTACTTAG
- a CDS encoding M56 family metallopeptidase produces the protein MTLLSLLFDIYVDLNVTLAITALVWLTAKLLMGRFANRLAFTLQLGLLNGLFAIIIVSPAIVAAYQHMLAAQVVPATLSVNLADYAVSQYLRGGIALPAQDFQALLGLRSRMTESILTMAPGFGAGVVLFLAAGFSYFAVKLIVSLVRLDRMLSACHLWRRNGRVRLLLSDHALVPFSARGLIHHYVVIPSDLLAEPDDLRLVLKHEFQHLRQGDVAWEVGLELLRPFFFWNPFFYYWKSEVERLRELACDQKVAEDAHVDLRSYCLCLLRAAQAGLRKRQELIARDSTGSVAAVALLEVHERLLRRSPAQKLRRRVEALMEPGRVRPHWGLTALAVLPMVAVIFLTALSIQKPADWSQDRLMLSAIVNLERLQVINTFSQRPQ, from the coding sequence ATGACGCTACTTAGCCTGTTGTTCGATATCTATGTCGATCTGAATGTCACATTGGCCATTACGGCTCTGGTTTGGCTGACGGCCAAGCTTTTGATGGGACGATTTGCGAACAGACTTGCGTTCACGCTCCAACTCGGGCTCCTGAACGGTCTCTTCGCCATCATCATCGTGTCCCCGGCCATCGTGGCCGCGTATCAGCATATGCTCGCGGCGCAGGTGGTTCCGGCCACGCTGTCCGTGAACCTTGCCGATTACGCGGTCTCGCAATACCTGCGGGGCGGCATTGCGCTTCCGGCGCAGGATTTTCAGGCGCTGCTCGGGCTGCGCAGCCGCATGACCGAGAGCATTCTGACAATGGCGCCGGGTTTCGGTGCCGGTGTCGTTCTGTTTCTGGCCGCCGGGTTCTCTTATTTCGCCGTCAAGCTGATCGTCAGCCTGGTGCGGCTCGACCGGATGCTCTCCGCCTGCCACCTGTGGCGGCGCAACGGGCGTGTCCGGTTGCTGCTGTCGGACCATGCGCTGGTGCCGTTTTCCGCCCGCGGGCTGATCCATCACTACGTGGTGATTCCGTCCGATCTGCTGGCGGAGCCGGACGATCTGAGGCTCGTTCTGAAACACGAGTTCCAGCATCTGCGCCAGGGCGATGTTGCCTGGGAAGTCGGGCTTGAGCTTCTGCGCCCCTTCTTCTTCTGGAATCCGTTCTTCTACTACTGGAAATCGGAAGTCGAACGGCTGCGCGAACTCGCCTGCGACCAGAAGGTGGCCGAGGACGCTCATGTCGATCTGAGATCCTATTGCCTGTGCCTCTTGCGCGCCGCGCAGGCAGGCCTTCGCAAACGGCAGGAACTGATCGCACGGGACAGCACCGGCAGTGTTGCCGCGGTGGCCCTGCTTGAGGTTCACGAGAGGCTGCTGCGCCGCTCGCCGGCCCAGAAGCTCCGCCGCAGGGTGGAAGCGCTGATGGAGCCTGGCCGGGTCCGCCCGCATTGGGGGCTCACGGCTCTTGCCGTCCTGCCCATGGTGGCGGTCATCTTCCTGACGGCCCTGTCGATCCAGAAACCGGCGGACTGGAGCCAGGACCGGCTGATGCTTTCGGCGATCGTCAATCTGGAACGGCTGCAGGTCATCAACACCTTCAGTCAGCGTCCGCAATAG